From Symphalangus syndactylus isolate Jambi chromosome X, NHGRI_mSymSyn1-v2.1_pri, whole genome shotgun sequence, the proteins below share one genomic window:
- the ARMCX4 gene encoding armadillo repeat-containing X-linked protein 4 isoform X2 has protein sequence MSAAGLKITGSKETKRRLLLISIDWVYCQEKQEERKELSRIITGPPPEAAVVAFEWLKTSTLTGLHPQLPLSLPQPECALPYLVRAFSRGDYMGRIQEVGWVTAGLVIWAGTCYYIYKFTKGRAQSVRTLARNGSTVKMETVVGVQSQTLAISEAEIKTKPQAKIGAEIGARSGPGAEVETKATAIAIHRANSQAKAMVGAEPEIQSESKVVAGTLVMTEAVTLTEVKAKAREVAMKEAVTQTDAEAGKIVKKEAVTQTKAKAWAVVAKTEAKREAMTQTKAETHILAEKETEINRVMVTQSETLAVPREVAKMGATNKTGIVDETKTRALEETVSVAKTQSEARPGATVDARGNPNGMSREVAGVDMKSCAQSQAVAKIQGDDMPGTGVEDMGNCKTMSRAESGADARAYAQPQIVAKTQTEAIPGAKVDAGGNTNAMCRVGTGADVRACIQPQTVAKKQAEVTSGARVDGRGNTNVISKAITGADMRAAAQPQAVASTHAEAMSDAKVKNRGNPNAMTKAGARANLRANSQVEALPDARDKSRGNPNVMAKVGDGTDMLSCTQPQLVASVQADTLSDGRIKVKGNVNTMPKEGAGVDMKAQGMAQSQGEALPNTRGKARGKAKAKCKTGAGMDMKTCTQPQAGVKTPAEALLDSRVDSRGNPNATSKAGTKADQRACGQPLVVANPQGEVLPGAKNKVKGNPHAVLKVGAGEGTTDSAQPEAVVSFQGEALLGTKNKVKGNPNVVLKAEVGAGAVGTAQLQIVASSKGEALLDSKNKVKGNSNAVSKAGAGTDTTGSVQPQIVANSQGEVLPGAKNKVRGNPTTVSNSGVGPYTTDSAQPQAVANSQGEVLPGAKNKVKANLNVLSKAEAGMGATGSVQPQAVANSHCETLPGAKNKVRGNWNAVSKAGAGMDIRGSAQPQAVANSQGEVLPGAKNKVKGNPNVVSKAGAREDTMGCAQPQVVANSQRETLPGARNKVKGNSNAISKAEAGAGIMGSVQVQVVASSRGEVLPGAKNKVRGNSNAVPKAEAGADTVGSAQPQAVANSQNETLLGARNKVKGNTNAVPKAGTGAGTRHSAQPQIVAGSQGETLPGARDKAMPSSGAEATAEDEVYAKPETEAMPTSESEGGSGTQACRKTQPNIHDYYWNGIGVEDWIAAERWIKFRFQTMDGDWENSVSWADDENEASIGSWSGASDKAGIIRSWAVACDETSVKSWAGARAENVVGIGTWARAGEQASGGLWAGGQTSEGTWAGDKASGGAWTGAENQASAGSWALTGDQAIGDLWAAGQASDGSWPGGQASGVSWVGQEAIGGSWTGAENQASGGSWAGAGAGNMSSVSYWAGVVDQAGGGSWAGTSDQSGGGSKPRFEDQASGEGSWAGAGGQASGGSMLGPEDQSSGRSWADTADQASGGSRLGHVDQSSGGAWAGTLDQSGGGSKPRFENQTTEEGSWAGTGGQAGGGSKVGPEDQSSGRSWANSGDQISGGFLVGIVDQANGGSWTGAGHPASVGPKPIFEDQASGRGSWADARDQVVGDSRLGLRDQSNGDSWAGTGDQASGWFCVCPGSQTNGGSWGGASGQDVGGSRPGPTNQSSSGSWDSTGSQVSGSCWTGAGAVDQAGGCSKPGFEDQAIGGGFWPGAGDQTGGGSRPGSEDQSSGIGSWGVAGGQVLGGARPGPADQSSGGSWAGTGNQSSGRSWIGPGDQAGDCSKPEFEDQACGGGSWAGVGSQASGESWAGSRPGNEAIGGSRMGSEDQATGGSWARSEDQASGRFQVSFEVEANEGFWFGPGAEAVIGSWCWTEEKADIVSRPDDKDEATTTSRSGAGEEAIICSRIEAENKASSGSWIRSEEVAYMGSCVGAEAGAEAGAEAEAGARAGAEAGAEAGAEAEAEAGAEAGARAGAEAGAGTEAGARAGGEGGAGGEAGAEAEAGAEAGAGTEAGARAGAEARAEAEAEAEAGARAGAEAGAGTGAGPEAGAGTGAGPEAGAGTEAGARAGAEARAGAETEARAGAETEARAGAGAEAEAGAEAEAEAEAEAGARAEAEAGAGAEAGARAEAEAGAGAEAGAGAGAGAGAGAEAGAGVWFWDGDATTVESRLGAGEEAGVESWTLARDLGEDELSRESSPDIEEISLRSLFWAESENSNTFRSKSGKDANFESGAGDNASIKDKFEAAGGVDIGSWFCAGNENASEDKSAPKAKAKKSSESRGTYPSMVPGAGMGSWDGAMIWSETKFAHQSEASFPVEDESRKQTRTGDKTRPWSCRCKHEANMDPRDLEKLICMIEMTEDPSVHEIANNALYNSADYPYSHEVVRNVGGISVIESLLNNPYPSVRQKALNALNNISVAAENHRKVKTYLNQVCEDTVTYPLNSNVQLAGLRLIRHLTITSEYQHMVTNYISEFLRLLTVGSGETKDHVLGMLLNFSKNPSMTKDLLIANAPTSLINIFSKKETKENILNALSLFENINYHFKRRAKAFTQDKFSKNSLYFLFQRPKACAKKLRALAAECNDPEVKERVELLISKL, from the exons ATGTCTGCTGCAGGGCTTAAGATCACTggaagcaaagaaacaaagaggagATTGCTCCTGATCAGTATAGACTG GGTGTATTGCCAAGAGAAgcaagaggagaggaaggaactgTCTCGGATCATTACAG GTCCACCTCCGGAGGCAGCTGTAGTGGCCTTTGAGTGGCTGAAGACCAGCACCCTCACAGGCCTACACCCACAACTACCACTCTCTTTACCCCAGCCCGAGTGTGCTCTACCATACCTTGTTCGTGCTTTCAGCAGGGGTGATTACATGGGCCGCATTCAGGAAGTGGGCTGGGTGACTGCAGGACTGGTGATCTGGGCTGGCACCTGCTACTACATTTACAAATTTACCAAGGGAAGAGCCCAGAGTGTGAGGACACTTGCCAGAAATGGATCCACAGTTAAGATGGAGACTGTGGTTGGGGTACAGAGCCAGACCTTGGCCATAAGTGAAGCAGAGATTAAGACTAAACCCCAAGCCAAGATTGGAGCAGAAATTGGAGCAAGAAGTGGGCCTGGGGCTGAAGTAGAGACCAAGGCCACTGCTATAGCCATACACAGAGCCAACTCTCAGGCCAAGGCAATGGTTGGGGCAGAGCCAGAGATTCAATCTGAGTCCAAAGTGGTGGCTGGAACACTGGTCATGACAGAGGCAGTGACTCTGACTGAGGTCAAGGCCAAAGCCAGGGAAGTGGCCATGAAAGAAGCAGTGACCCAAACTGATGCTGAGGCTGGCAAAATAGTTAAGAAAGAAGCAGTGACGCAGACCAAGGCTAAAGCTTGGGCAGTGGTTGCCAAGACAGAGGCCAAGAGAGAAGCAATGACCCAGACCAAAGCTGAAACTCATATATTGgctgaaaaagagacagagattaACAGAGTAATGGTtacacagagtgagaccttggcAGTACCCAGGGAAGTGGCCAAGATGGGGGCCACGAACAAGACTGGAATTGTGGATGAAACCAAGACAAGAGCTCTGGAAGAGACTGTGAGTGTGGCTAAGACTCAGTctgaggccaggcctggtgccACAGTTGATGCTAGGGGAAATCCCAATGGCATGTCCAGGGAGGTGGCTGGAGTGGACATGAAGTCCTGTGCACAGTCTCAGGCTGTGGCCAAGATCCAGGGTGATGACATGCCTGGTACTGGGGTTGAGGACATGGGGAATTGTAAAACCATGTCTAGGGCAGAGTCTGGGGCAGACGCGAGGGCTTATGCTCAGCCTCAAATTGTTGCCAAAACCCAGACCGAGGCCATTCCTGGGGCAAAGGTTGATGCCGGGGGTAACACCAATGCCATGTGTAGGGTGGGGACAGGGGCAGATGTGAGAGCTTGTATACAACCTCAGACTGTGGCCAAGAAACAGGCTGAGGTGACGTCTGGTGCCAGGGTTGATGGTAGGGGAAATACCAATGTCATATCTAAGGCAATAACTGGAGCTGACATGAGAGCTGCTGCTCAGCCTCAAGCTGTTGCCAGTACTCATGCTGAGGCCATGTCTGATGCCAAGGTTAAGAACAGAGGCAATCCCAATGCCATGACTAAAGCAGGGGCCAGGGCAAACTTGAGGGCCAATTCCCAGGTTGAGGCCTTGCCTGATGCCAGGGATAAGAGCAGAGGCAATCCCAATGTTATGGCTAAGGTGGGGGATGGGACAGACATGTTGTCCTGTACACAGCCTCAGCTTGTGGCCAGTGTTCAGGCTGATACCTTGTCTGATGGCAGAATTAAGGTCAAGGGCAATGTCAATACCATGCCTAAGGAAGGAGCTGGGGTAGATATGAAGGCTCAAGGTATGGCCCAGAGCCAGGGTGAAGCCTTACCTAATACTAGAGGTAAGGCTAGGGGCAAAGCCAAAGCCAAGTGTAAGACAGGGGCTGGGATGGACATGAAAACCTGTACACAACCTCAGGCTGGGGTCAAGACCCCAGCTGAGGCCTTGCTTGATTCCAGGGTTGATAGTAGGGGCAATCCTAATGCCACTTCTAAAGCCGGGACTAAGGCAGATCAGAGGGCCTGTGGTCAGCCCCTGGTTGTGGCCAATCCCCAGGGTGAGGTCTTGCCTGGTGCCAAGAATAAAGTCAAGGGCAATCCCCATGCTGTGCTTAAGGTGGGGGCTGGAGAAGGTACAACAGACTCTGCCCAGCCTGAGGCAGTGGTCAGTTTCCAGGGTGAGGCCTTGCTTGGTACCAAGAATAAAGTTAAGGGTAATCCCAATGTTGTGCTTAAGGCAGAAGTTGGGGCAGGTGCAGTGGGCACTGCCCAGCTTCAGATTGTGGCCAGTTCCAAGGGTGAGGCCTTGCTTGATTCTAAGAATAAGGTCAAAGGTAATTCCAATGCTGTGTCTAAGGCAGGGGCTGGGACAGATACAACAGGCTCTGTCCAGCCCCAGATTGTGGCCAATTCCCAGGGTGAGGTCTTGCCTGGTGCCAAGAATAAGGTCAGAggcaatcccactactgtgtCTAATTCAGGGGTTGGGCCATATACAACAGACTCTGCCCAGCCCCAGGCTGTGGCCAATTCTCAGGGTGAGGTCTTGCCTGGTGCCAAAAATAAGGTCAAGGCCAATCTTAATGTTCTGTCTAAGGCAGAAGCTGGGATGGGTGCAACAGGCTCTGTCCAGCCCCAGGCTGTGGCTAATTCCCATTGTGAGACCTTGCCTGGTGCCAAGAATAAGGTCAGGGGAAATTGGAATGCTGTGTCTAAGGCAGGGGCTGGGATGGATATAAGGGGCTCTGCCCAGCCCCAGGCTGTGGCCAATTCCCAGGGTGAAGTCTTGCCTGGTGCCAAGAATAAGGTCAAGGGCAATCCCAATGTTGTGTCTAAGGCAGGGGCCAGAGAAGACACAATgggctgtgcccagcctcaggttGTGGCCAACTCCCAGCGTGAGACCTTGCCTGGTGCCAGGAATAAGGTCAAGGGCAATTCCAATGCTATTTCTAaggcagaggctggggcaggcataATGGGCTCTGTCCAGGTCCAGGTTGTGGCCAGTTCTCGGGGTGAGGTCTTGCCTGGGGCCAAAAATAAGGTCAGGGGCAATTCCAATGCTGTGCCTAaggcagaggctggggcagatacagtgggctctgcccagcccCAAGCTGTTGCTAATTCCCAGAATGAGACCTTGCTTGGTGCCAGGAATAAGGTCAAGGGCAATACCAATGCTGTGCCTAAAGCAGGGACTGGGGCAGGTACAAGGCACTCTGCCCAGCCTCAGATTGTGGCCGGTTCCCAGGGTGAGACCTTGCCTGGGGCAAGGGACAAGGCTATGCCCAGTTCTGGGGCAGAAGCCACAGCAGAAGATGAGGTCTATGCAAAGCCTGAGACTGAGGCCATGCCCACTTCTGAGAGTGAGGGTGGGTCAGGCACTCAAGCCTGCAGAAAGACTCAGCCTAACATCCATGACTACTACTGGAATGGGATTGGTGTTGAAGATTGGATTGCTGCTGAGCGGTGGATCAAATTTAGGTTTCAGACCATGGATGGAGACTGGGAAAATAGCGTGTCCTGGGCTGATGATGAGAATGAAGCCAGTATTGGGTCTTGGAGTGGGGCTAGTGATAAGGCTGGGATTATTCGGTCTTGGGCTGTGGCTTGTGATGAGACCAGTGTTAAGTcctgggctggggccagggctgaGAATGTGGTTGGTATTGGGACTTGGGCTAGAGCTGGGGAGCAGGCCAGTGGAGGGCTCTGGGCTGGGGGTCAGACTAGTGAGGGGACCTGGGCTGGGGACAAGGCCAGTGGAGGAGCCTGGACTGGGGCTGAGAACCAGGCCAGTGCGGGGTCTTGGGCTCTCACTGGGGATCAGGCCATTGGAGACCTTTGGGCTGCGGGTCAGGCCAGTGATGGGTCCTGGCCTGGGGGACAGGCCAGTGGGGTGTCCTGGGTTGGGCAAGAGGCCATTGGAGGGTCCTGGACTGGGGCTGAGAACCAAGCCAGTGGAGGATCTtgggctggagctggggctgggaaTATGAGTAGTGTTTCATACTGGGCTGGGGTTGTGGATCAGGCCGGTGGAGGGTCCTGGGCTGGGACTAGTGATCAATCTGGTGGTGGGTCCAAGCCTAGATTTGAGGATCAAGCCAGTGGAGAAGGGtcctgggctggggctggtggcCAGGCTAGTGGAGGGTCAATGTTGGGGCCTGAGGACCAGTCCAGTGGAAGGTCTTGGGCTGACACTGCAGACCAAGCCAGTGGAGGGTCTAGGCTGGGCCATGTAGATCAGTCCAGTGGTGGGGCCTGGGCTGGGACACTTGATCAGTCTGGTGGTGGGTCCAAGCCTAGATTTGAAAATCAGACCACTGAAGAAGGGTCTTGGGCTGGGactggtggccaggctggtggagGGTCCAAGGTGGGGCCTGAAGACCAGTCCAGTGGAAGGTCATGGGCTAACTCTGGGGACCAAATCAGTGGAGGATTCTTAGTTGGGATTGTGGACCAGGCCAATGGAGGGTCCTGGACTGGGGCTGGGCATCCGGCTAGTGTTGGGCCAAAGCCTATATTTGAGGATCAGGCCAGTGGCAGAGGGTCCTGGGCTGATGCCAGGGACCAGGTTGTTGGAGATTCTAGGCTGGGGCTTAGGGACCAGTCTAATGGAGATTCCTGGGCTGGCACTGGGGACCAGGCCAGTGGATGGTTCTGTGTTTGCCCTGGGAGTCAGACGAATGGAGGGTCTTGGGGTGGGGCTAGTGGCCAGGATGTTGGAGGGTCTAGGCCAGGGCCCACGAACCAGTCCAGTTCTGGGTCCTGGGATAGCACTGGGAGTCAGGTCAGTGGAAGCTGCTggactggggctggggctgtggaTCAGGCTGGTGGTTGTTCCAAACCTGGATTTGAGGATCAGGCCATTGGAGGAGGGTTCTGGCCTGGTGCTGGGGACCAGACTGGTGGAGGCTCCAGGCCAGGGTCTGAGGATCAGTCCAGTGGAATAGGTTCCTGGGGTGTGGCTGGTGGCCAGGTCCTTGGGGGAGCTAGGCCGGGGCCTGCAGACCAGTCCAGTGGTGGGTCCTGGGCTGGCACTGGGAATCAGTCCAGTGGAAGGTCCTGGATTGGGCCTGGGGATCAGGCTGGTGACTGTTCCAAGCCTGAATTTGAGGATCAGGCTTGTGGAGGAGGCTCCTGGGCTGGTGTTGGGAGCCAAGCCAGTGGAGAATCCTGGGCTGGGTCTAGGCCTGGGAATGAGGCCATTGGAGGGTCTAGGATGGGATCTGAGGACCAGGCCACTGGAGGATCCTGGGCTAGATCTGAGGACCAGGCCAGTGGAAGGTTCCAGGTCAGTTTTGAGGTGGAGGCCAACGAAGGATTCTGGTTTGGGCCTGGGGCTGAGGCCGTTATAGGGTCTTGGTGCTGGACAGAGGAAAAAGCTGATATTGTGTCCAGGCCTGATGATAAAGATGAGGCCACTACTACATCCAGAtcaggggctggggaagaggcCATCATTTGTTCTAGGATTGAGGCTGAGAACAAGGCTAGTAGTGGCTCCTGGATTAGATCTGAGGAGGTGGCTTATATGGGCTCCTGTGtaggggctgaggctggggctgaggctggggctgaggctgaggctggggctagggctggggctgaggctggggctgaggctggggctgaggctgaggctgaggctggggctgaggctggggctagggctggggctgaggctggggctgggactgAGGCTGGGGCTAgggctgggggtgagggtggggctgggggtgaggctggggctgaggctgaggctggggctgaggctggggctgggactgAGGCTGGAGCTAGGGCTGGGGCTGAGGCtagggctgaggctgaggctgaggctgaggctggggctagggctggggctgaggctggggctgggactggggctgggcctgaggctggggctgggaccGGGGCTGGgcctgaggctggggctgggactgAGGCTGGGGCTAGGGCTGGGGCTGAGGCTAGGGCTGGGGCTGAGACTGAGGCTAGGGCTGGGGCTGAGACTGAGgctagggctggggctggggctgaggctgaggctggggctgaggctgaggctgaggctgaggctgaggctggggctagggctgaggctgaggctggggctggggctgaggctggggctagggctgaggctgaggctggggctggggctgaggctggggctggggctggggctggggctggggctggggctgaggctggggctggggtttgGTTCTGGGATGGAGATGCAACCACTGTAGAGTCTAGGCTTGGGGCTGGGGAAGAGGCTGGTGTAGAGTCCTGGACCTTGGCTAGGGATTTGGGAGAGGATGAGCTAAGTAGAGAGTCCAGCCCTGATATTGAGGAGATCAGTTTAAGGTCTTTGTTTTGGGCTGAGAGTGAGAACAGTAATACGTTCAGATCTAAGAGTGGGAAAGATGCCAATTTTGAGTCTGGAGCTGGGGATAACGCCAGCATCAAGGATAAGTTTGAGGCTGCTGGTGGAGTTGATATAGGGTCTTGGTTCTGTGCTGGTAATGAAAACGCAAGTGAGGACAAATCTGCACCTAAGGCTAAAGCCAAAAAGTCATCTGAGTCAAGAGGCACATATCCGTCCATGGTCCCTGGGGCAGGAATGGGGTCATGGGATGGAGCCATGATCTGGTCGGAAACTAAGTTTGCACACCAAAGTGAGGCCAGCTTCCCAGTTGAAGATGAGTCCAGAAAGCAAACCAGGACTGGGGATAAAACTCGGCCCTGGTCTTGCCGCTGTAAACATGAAGCTAATATGGATCCACGAGATCTTGAAAAACTCATTTGCATGATTGAGATGACTGAAGATCCTTCTGTTCATGAAATAGCCAATAATGCTTTATATAACAGTGCTGATTATCCTTATTCTCATGAAGTTGTTCGTAATGTAGGTGGAATTTCAGTTATCGAAAGCTTGCTGAATAATCCCTACCCCAGTGTTAGGCAGAAGGCTTTAAATGCACTGAATAATATCTCAGTGGCTGCTGAAAACCATAGGAAGGTTAAAACTTACTTAAACCAAGTATGTGAAGACACCGTCACCTATCCCTTGAATTCAAATGTGCAGTTGGCTGGACTAAGGTTGATAAGGCATCTGACTATTACCAGTGAATATCAGCATATGGTTACAAATTATATTTCAGAATTTCTTCGTTTGTTAACGGTGGGAAGTGGAGAAACTAAAGACCATGTTTTGGGAATgcttttgaatttctctaaaaatcCATCTATGACAAAAGACTTGCTCATTGCCAATGCACCGACATCACTGATTAACATTTTTAGcaagaaagagacaaaggagaATATTCTTAATGCTCTTtcactatttgaaaatataaattaccattttaaaagaAGAGCAAAAGCATTTACCCAGGACAAATTCAGTAAAAATTCCCTTTATTTCCTATTCCAACGACCTAAAGCATGTGCCAAGAAACTTCGAGCCTTAGCAGCAGAATGCAATGACCCTGAGGTGAAAGAGAGAGTTGAGCTATTAATAAGTAAACTCTGA